From Flavobacterium arcticum, the proteins below share one genomic window:
- a CDS encoding Crp/Fnr family transcriptional regulator, with amino-acid sequence MDMYSQINESISRYVSFTKEELDLLNALLEYKTVPKKTIMLHEGEICNFEAFVIKGCVRKYYIDENGFEVILQFAIENAWMSDISFSIYENEPSAIFIETLEDCEFLVFTPETKEELFAKAPRFERAFRILLHRHLAVTQNRLFNTIAKSATQKYLEFLEHYPTLPQRVAQHYIASYLGISAEFLSKVRTKLAKG; translated from the coding sequence ATGGATATGTATTCGCAAATTAACGAGAGTATAAGTCGCTATGTTTCTTTTACCAAAGAAGAACTCGATTTATTAAATGCGTTACTAGAATATAAAACAGTACCCAAAAAAACCATAATGCTACACGAAGGCGAAATATGCAACTTTGAAGCCTTTGTAATAAAAGGCTGTGTAAGAAAATATTATATAGATGAAAACGGATTTGAAGTAATACTACAATTTGCCATAGAAAATGCTTGGATGAGCGATATATCATTTAGTATATATGAAAACGAACCTAGTGCCATTTTTATAGAAACACTTGAAGATTGCGAGTTTCTTGTTTTTACTCCCGAAACTAAAGAAGAACTTTTTGCAAAAGCACCACGTTTTGAACGTGCTTTCCGCATCTTATTACATCGCCATTTAGCAGTTACTCAAAATAGGCTTTTTAATACCATAGCAAAATCGGCTACCCAAAAATACCTTGAATTTTTAGAACACTACCCTACCCTGCCACAACGTGTAGCACAACACTACATTGCCTCTTACTTGGGCATCTCTGCTGAGTTTTTAAGTAAAGTACGTACAAAATTAGCAAAAGGTTAA
- a CDS encoding pirin family protein — protein MENTVLHKAGTRGHANHGWLDSHHTFSFANYHNPDRMHFGVLRVLNDDRVDAGMGFGTHPHDNMEIISIPLEGDLEHKDNMDTNTVIKKGDIQVMSAGTGIQHSEYNRNSDKLTKFLQIWVFPNKRNVAPRYDQITLNESERHNKLQQILSPNPDDEGVWIHQDAWFYMGKFDKDVATEYKIKKEGNGVYAFVLEGDFTIGDIALNRRDGLGIWDTDTITLKANFEDAEILLMEVPMALRQF, from the coding sequence ATGGAAAATACAGTTTTGCACAAAGCAGGAACAAGAGGTCATGCTAATCACGGATGGCTAGACTCTCATCACACCTTTAGTTTTGCCAACTATCATAACCCTGACAGAATGCACTTTGGTGTACTTAGGGTATTGAATGATGACCGTGTAGATGCCGGAATGGGTTTTGGCACACACCCGCATGACAATATGGAAATTATCTCTATACCGCTAGAAGGCGATTTAGAACATAAAGATAATATGGATACTAATACTGTAATAAAAAAAGGTGATATACAGGTTATGAGTGCGGGTACCGGTATTCAGCATAGTGAATACAACCGTAACAGTGACAAACTAACCAAGTTTTTACAAATATGGGTATTCCCTAACAAACGTAATGTAGCACCACGTTATGATCAAATAACACTTAACGAAAGTGAAAGACACAACAAGCTGCAACAAATACTGTCGCCTAACCCTGACGATGAGGGAGTATGGATACACCAAGATGCATGGTTCTATATGGGGAAATTTGATAAAGATGTAGCAACCGAATATAAAATAAAAAAAGAAGGTAATGGTGTATATGCTTTTGTACTAGAAGGCGACTTTACTATTGGCGATATTGCATTAAACCGTCGTGACGGGCTTGGCATTTGGGATACTGATACTATAACACTAAAAGCCAACTTTGAGGATGCAGAAATACTATTGATGGAAGTGCCTATGGCATTGCGACAATTTTAA
- a CDS encoding YceI family protein — MSTTKWVVDPTHSEIGFKVKHMMFTNLSGNFTKFDASVTTEGEDFKNAQFDFSADIDSVDTGNTDRDNHLKSGDFFNAEQHPKIIFTSTAFTQKSGDNYTLTGNLTISGTTKPVTLDVEFGGTAKDPWGNVKAGMSATGKINRKEFGLTWNAALESGGVLVGEDVKLNIELQFAKA; from the coding sequence ATGAGTACAACAAAATGGGTAGTAGACCCAACACATTCAGAAATTGGTTTTAAAGTAAAACACATGATGTTTACTAACCTATCAGGTAATTTCACAAAATTTGACGCTTCAGTAACAACAGAAGGTGAAGATTTTAAAAATGCTCAATTTGATTTTAGTGCAGATATTGACTCTGTAGATACAGGAAACACTGACAGAGACAACCACCTGAAAAGTGGTGACTTTTTTAATGCAGAGCAACACCCTAAAATAATATTTACCTCAACAGCTTTTACACAAAAAAGTGGGGATAATTATACCCTTACTGGCAACCTTACTATTAGTGGTACAACAAAACCTGTAACACTTGATGTAGAGTTTGGTGGTACAGCAAAAGACCCTTGGGGTAATGTAAAAGCAGGGATGTCGGCAACGGGAAAAATAAACCGTAAAGAGTTTGGGCTTACTTGGAATGCTGCATTAGAAAGCGGTGGTGTACTGGTAGGCGAAGATGTAAAACTGAATATCGAATTACAGTTTGCAAAAGCATAA